The Chitinophaga flava genome has a segment encoding these proteins:
- a CDS encoding caspase family protein, whose product MKEKRYAILIGQDKYHDQPLKYSNKDVNDLRKTLISHCRFEEENIYTIDDTILPVAERIAHSIALVKNKVVANQDLFLFYYSGHGVFNDAEEESVLELVDQTTLSVKQIMNEYFEPLSAKNQYLIIDACHAGGNIYVKGNHSKIERKNYYDSKEIYLLFAAEADRKALQSDGFQNSIFTHFFIQAIHDEAHYDSNGFLTMSSIDTYIKRKASELKKYIQIPVSESRTRGYKPFSYLPVQQKIQTDIITQPLKNIEMQKKKTDMAEEAQSDDKFDLEESLKYENRKMLQTSLQGVFKNCISNFKSQYNDHTINALSISEAGINTSLEGHLEKAIIEGASNFGLMAIHDIFEKTLHEPQKRTPKGLASMVDILYGEPSPFYTYSINFHHEFIHSAVIKFESSSVYNVSASLVFLCYQVAFGFVLCSVKLLYSWDGTKEKINPDFISPSFTSYRLMESNIQTVEQDILHGMKNLQEIVIANNELRRKDIQKFLQRAK is encoded by the coding sequence ATGAAGGAAAAAAGATATGCGATTTTAATTGGACAAGATAAGTATCATGACCAACCATTAAAGTATTCCAATAAAGATGTGAATGATCTAAGGAAAACACTAATTAGCCACTGTAGATTTGAAGAAGAAAATATCTATACAATTGATGACACGATTTTACCGGTGGCCGAGAGAATTGCTCACTCCATTGCATTAGTTAAGAACAAGGTGGTTGCCAATCAAGATCTTTTTCTATTTTATTATTCTGGACATGGGGTGTTTAATGATGCTGAAGAAGAATCAGTGCTTGAATTAGTTGACCAGACCACCCTTTCTGTAAAACAAATCATGAATGAGTACTTTGAGCCGTTAAGCGCCAAAAATCAATATCTGATAATCGATGCATGTCACGCAGGAGGTAATATTTATGTAAAAGGAAATCATAGCAAGATTGAAAGAAAGAATTACTATGACTCAAAAGAAATCTATCTGCTTTTTGCCGCAGAAGCTGACAGAAAAGCGCTACAATCAGATGGTTTCCAAAATAGCATATTCACTCATTTCTTTATTCAAGCCATTCACGATGAAGCACATTATGATAGTAATGGATTCTTGACAATGAGTAGTATTGACACATATATAAAAAGAAAAGCCAGCGAACTAAAAAAATATATCCAAATCCCTGTAAGTGAATCAAGGACGAGAGGATATAAACCCTTTTCCTATCTGCCGGTTCAGCAGAAAATTCAAACTGACATCATAACACAGCCATTAAAAAATATTGAAATGCAGAAGAAAAAAACAGATATGGCCGAGGAGGCCCAATCCGATGATAAATTTGATTTAGAGGAAAGCCTTAAGTATGAAAATAGAAAGATGCTCCAAACATCATTACAAGGCGTATTCAAAAACTGCATAAGTAACTTCAAATCCCAGTACAATGACCACACGATAAATGCCCTATCTATATCCGAGGCTGGAATCAATACATCACTTGAAGGCCACCTTGAAAAAGCGATAATTGAGGGGGCTTCTAATTTTGGTTTGATGGCTATTCATGACATTTTTGAGAAAACCTTACATGAGCCTCAAAAAAGAACCCCTAAAGGTTTGGCATCAATGGTAGATATATTGTACGGAGAACCCTCACCCTTCTATACATATAGCATTAATTTCCATCATGAATTCATACATTCGGCTGTTATTAAATTTGAGTCATCTTCTGTTTACAACGTCAGTGCAAGCCTCGTGTTTCTTTGCTATCAGGTTGCATTTGGATTTGTACTTTGCAGTGTCAAATTATTGTATAGTTGGGATGGTACTAAGGAAAAAATCAACCCGGATTTTATATCTCCCTCGTTCACTTCCTATAGATTAATGGAAAGTAACATTCAAACAGTAGAACAAGACATATTACATGGCATGAAGAATCTTCAAGAGATCGTGATAGCGAACAACGAATTGCGGAGAAAGGATATTCAGAAATTTCTAC
- a CDS encoding protein-disulfide reductase DsbD domain-containing protein — translation MKYFIISLLLICPVLLHAQINNPVKWTFSSKKVSSNVYELQMKAGIDQGWHIYAQQVPENTVEPTVITISKNPLLKVEGKVKENGRLKKLFEKDYNATLPCYENEVSFVQRVEVKGAAKTKIKGTVRFMVCDDHQCLPPKEIEFNLPIGG, via the coding sequence ATGAAGTACTTTATTATTTCACTACTCCTGATATGCCCTGTATTATTACATGCGCAAATAAATAATCCCGTTAAATGGACTTTCAGTTCCAAAAAAGTTTCTTCCAATGTTTACGAATTGCAGATGAAAGCTGGTATTGACCAGGGTTGGCATATATATGCACAGCAGGTTCCGGAGAATACGGTAGAGCCTACCGTTATTACCATCTCTAAAAATCCGCTGTTGAAAGTAGAGGGAAAAGTGAAGGAAAACGGTCGCCTTAAAAAGTTATTTGAAAAGGACTACAATGCCACTTTGCCGTGCTATGAAAATGAAGTAAGTTTTGTACAACGGGTAGAGGTGAAAGGTGCTGCCAAAACAAAAATAAAAGGAACGGTGAGGTTTATGGTATGTGATGATCACCAATGTCTTCCTCCGAAAGAGATTGAGTTTAACCTACCGATAGGTGGTTAA
- a CDS encoding AI-2E family transporter yields MTTRIPSTSRRIIETIIVLLLLLGLMYALYDVLKIFFGVFTFAIIFSVSLSKFYERCCEWMGGRRKLVAVLYCIVLVAMVALPFGYAVSTINEHLKEASDWVDAARENGIPDLPTWITNVPLVGKDVAVFWKQLQLRPRETASIYERQIMHAIHHIVTTGVGILGMALQVVLGIIVSAIFLVSGEQLMRPVRATMTHMFGDKDGYALLAATAQAVKGVSIGVMGTALIAAAVSWIGFIIAGVPIALALAAVVYFLVVIQVGPLWVWVPVVIWMAVQGHTGWAVFLAIYGAGVLVMDGILKPILIAKSGKLPFLVLFLGVIGGMVAWGFTGMFKGAIILAVFYTIFNSWLEKTKFYAPKD; encoded by the coding sequence ATGACTACCCGTATTCCATCTACCTCGCGCAGGATCATAGAAACCATCATTGTGCTGCTGTTGCTGCTGGGGCTGATGTATGCCCTGTATGATGTGCTGAAGATATTCTTCGGGGTTTTCACTTTTGCGATCATTTTTTCGGTGTCGTTGTCGAAGTTCTATGAACGATGCTGTGAATGGATGGGGGGCAGGCGTAAGCTGGTGGCAGTGCTTTATTGCATTGTGTTGGTGGCCATGGTCGCATTGCCTTTCGGGTATGCTGTTTCCACTATCAACGAACATCTGAAGGAAGCCAGTGATTGGGTAGATGCGGCCCGTGAAAATGGGATCCCCGACCTGCCCACATGGATTACCAATGTCCCGCTCGTTGGCAAAGACGTCGCAGTATTCTGGAAACAGCTGCAGTTGCGGCCCAGAGAAACGGCAAGTATCTATGAAAGACAGATCATGCATGCTATTCATCATATCGTTACTACGGGTGTGGGTATCCTGGGCATGGCGTTGCAGGTGGTGCTGGGTATTATTGTGTCTGCTATTTTCCTGGTGAGTGGTGAGCAGCTGATGCGTCCTGTGCGGGCCACCATGACGCATATGTTTGGGGATAAAGATGGTTATGCCCTGTTGGCGGCCACAGCCCAGGCTGTAAAAGGTGTTTCCATTGGTGTGATGGGCACGGCGCTGATAGCCGCTGCTGTTTCCTGGATTGGCTTTATCATAGCAGGTGTGCCTATTGCCCTGGCCCTGGCGGCAGTAGTATATTTTCTGGTGGTGATACAGGTGGGGCCACTATGGGTATGGGTGCCTGTGGTGATCTGGATGGCGGTGCAGGGACATACCGGCTGGGCAGTCTTTCTCGCTATCTATGGTGCAGGTGTGCTGGTGATGGACGGAATATTAAAACCGATTCTCATTGCAAAAAGCGGAAAACTTCCGTTTCTTGTGCTTTTCCTGGGAGTCATCGGTGGAATGGTGGCGTGGGGTTTCACCGGTATGTTCAAAGGTGCTATTATCCTGGCTGTCTTCTATACCATCTTTAACTCTTGGCTGGAAAAAACGAAATTCTACGCACCTAAAGACTAA
- a CDS encoding outer membrane protein assembly factor BamB family protein encodes MAQNTFKFALMTDIHVGSDNAAEDVQRSVADINQNPSITFVIISGDITEFGADEELKLAKSLLDKLKKPWYIIPGNHDTKWSESGGNTFRRVFGNETFSFKHSGYWFIGTNCGPNMRMGPGQVPRENVVWLDNLLKTKDTTTPIIYINHYPQNADLNNWYEALDRLKQHNIQLILCGHGHTNKVFDFENIPGVMCRSNLRAKDSIGGYNIITVANNQATFEERTPLIGKNRQWTVQQLKNHHARYDAAPFERPSFAMNDSFPGVKALWTFQDNSDIGSGMALAKDLVISTNTAGEVYALQVNNGKKKWTFKTGGKIYATPAVAGNDIVVASSDHYVYCIQASNGKQRWRFETGKPVVASAQITNGIAYIGSSDGHFRAINVATGKLVWEFTEVKGFVEDKPLFYQGNVYFGSWGNDFYALDAATGTLKWKWNNGASNRMYSPAACYPVAAHGKVFIVAPDRYMTAFDSQTGNVIWRKTVPSIRMRESIGLSADSSQTFIKTMEGNLYGVSATADTMQVLWQSPIAMGYELNPAAPVERDGVIFTPTHSGVVYAVNRNDYTLLWKHKLSNCLVNAVLPIGNRKVLVSTMDGKLACIGY; translated from the coding sequence ATGGCACAAAACACTTTTAAGTTTGCCCTGATGACAGATATCCACGTGGGCAGTGACAACGCAGCAGAAGACGTACAGCGCAGCGTTGCAGACATCAACCAGAACCCTTCCATCACATTTGTGATTATTTCCGGAGATATTACCGAATTTGGCGCCGATGAAGAACTGAAGCTGGCCAAAAGCCTGCTCGATAAACTTAAGAAACCCTGGTACATCATCCCGGGTAACCACGATACCAAATGGTCAGAAAGCGGAGGTAACACTTTCCGCCGTGTATTTGGCAATGAAACATTTTCGTTTAAACACAGCGGTTACTGGTTCATCGGTACCAACTGCGGCCCTAATATGCGCATGGGCCCTGGCCAGGTGCCCAGAGAAAATGTGGTATGGCTGGATAATTTGCTGAAAACAAAAGATACTACTACCCCCATCATCTATATCAATCACTATCCGCAGAATGCAGATCTCAACAACTGGTACGAAGCGCTCGATCGCCTGAAACAGCATAATATCCAGCTGATCCTTTGCGGACATGGTCATACCAATAAAGTTTTTGATTTTGAAAATATTCCAGGTGTGATGTGCCGCTCTAACCTGCGGGCCAAAGACAGCATCGGCGGTTACAATATCATCACTGTTGCCAACAACCAGGCTACCTTCGAAGAAAGAACGCCTCTGATCGGTAAAAACAGGCAGTGGACTGTACAGCAGCTGAAAAATCATCATGCCCGTTATGATGCAGCTCCTTTTGAACGTCCGTCTTTTGCCATGAACGATTCTTTCCCCGGCGTAAAAGCCCTGTGGACTTTCCAGGACAACAGCGATATCGGCTCCGGCATGGCACTGGCCAAAGATCTGGTGATCTCTACCAATACGGCCGGTGAAGTATATGCGTTACAGGTAAACAACGGTAAAAAGAAATGGACTTTCAAAACCGGCGGCAAAATATATGCTACGCCTGCTGTAGCCGGTAATGATATTGTGGTGGCCTCTTCTGACCATTATGTTTACTGCATACAGGCTTCAAATGGAAAACAACGCTGGCGCTTTGAAACCGGAAAACCGGTAGTGGCCAGCGCACAGATTACTAACGGTATCGCCTATATAGGCTCTTCCGACGGGCATTTCAGGGCTATCAATGTAGCCACCGGCAAACTCGTTTGGGAGTTCACGGAAGTGAAAGGTTTTGTAGAAGATAAACCACTGTTTTATCAGGGTAATGTTTACTTCGGTAGCTGGGGCAACGATTTTTACGCACTGGATGCCGCCACTGGCACACTCAAATGGAAATGGAACAACGGTGCATCCAACCGGATGTATTCACCGGCCGCCTGTTACCCGGTAGCCGCACATGGTAAGGTGTTTATTGTGGCGCCGGACCGTTATATGACCGCTTTTGACAGTCAGACTGGCAACGTGATCTGGCGCAAAACAGTGCCCAGTATCAGAATGCGGGAGTCTATCGGCCTGTCAGCAGATAGCAGCCAGACTTTTATCAAAACCATGGAGGGAAACCTTTACGGTGTATCTGCCACTGCTGATACTATGCAGGTATTGTGGCAGTCGCCTATTGCAATGGGCTATGAGCTGAATCCTGCAGCGCCGGTAGAACGTGATGGGGTGATCTTTACACCTACTCATTCCGGAGTAGTATACGCAGTAAACCGTAACGACTATACGTTGTTGTGGAAACATAAATTATCCAATTGCCTCGTAAATGCTGTGCTGCCAATCGGCAACCGCAAAGTGTTGGTAAGCACCATGGACGGCAAACTGGCCTGTATCGGATACTAA
- a CDS encoding leucine-rich repeat domain-containing protein translates to MNDLNKYIQLHSDSLEISDFQGEIDSLPDDFFLQYPSITSLRIRVKNLTTLPSSFSTLRVLHNCWLSDCKIKTLPENIGLLKNLQRITLSIGNMDINKEALKLATLPQLNHLKLDYWRGNDFPENLRLLSHLTYLNLGNDKKNAGKVADIMTLIATHPQSAQLTLVLALREKDILELLTPEHMPLLDKLNVLDLGYFGIYGSQHLKLPICVAVTQKVKIVRAYEKTLPEFRQLTAGKNYTAEQLQLLFGLHLQNIQAINRLLDNRLASAIAQQQQPVLRLLDKPKGESQKSIQEKLSKYGITVNNKSADTNTIVVVGTKTVAEEVLPLLDAGCQVITVDQLNEILIQQDDHWLLQDDNEEANTQLLRLFTSNDADNYNLAFQIIETGGANKTIQTLLAVVMLAHPDKTIAKKAEKLYDKFGSQGFRQHIKNLRPSLRVGGNTEWKLRNTLTNKEVDEVMFRLMYQVIGGANNNMAKMISHSFSMKGIANITLPPEIVYFTQITDWDFENCEGFNLEAAIPIFKEMPNLKHLRLNGCHIEIPASISGLTQLQTLEIAHNTLAADSSLQSMHALQYLDATGLKIKNWSWLGSLKGLTTLMLNNNQLKEVPLAVFDMPQLTRLELKQNKLSAVPEELARLNHLSYLDFSNNQISEFPYFLGRYQLKALLLRSNQIQEVDTHKLAAFTSNRRVDWQEFNLSRNKLKELSFTSFKMVVRDFDISYNQLTVLHPSLFASKPDSFYAQHNQITEIPELEPGTRLSHFWLQNNLLTELPAHFAHVIVGNCDVSSNQISTIHPDFHKFGATRHQRLYWKLHNNPIPSGRIGDKYF, encoded by the coding sequence ATGAATGATCTGAATAAATATATCCAACTTCATAGCGATTCACTGGAGATTAGCGACTTTCAGGGAGAGATCGACAGCCTGCCGGATGATTTTTTCCTGCAATATCCATCCATCACATCTCTCCGGATACGTGTCAAAAATCTCACCACACTTCCATCCTCCTTCAGCACCCTGAGGGTGCTGCACAACTGCTGGCTGTCTGATTGTAAAATCAAAACTTTACCTGAAAACATAGGGCTGCTAAAAAATCTGCAAAGGATCACGCTCAGCATCGGCAATATGGATATCAACAAGGAAGCTTTGAAGCTCGCTACACTCCCGCAGCTAAACCACTTGAAGCTCGATTATTGGAGAGGCAATGACTTCCCGGAGAACCTCCGCCTGCTGTCCCATTTAACCTATCTCAATCTCGGCAACGATAAAAAAAATGCAGGAAAAGTGGCGGATATCATGACACTGATAGCTACACATCCTCAATCTGCACAGCTGACCCTGGTCCTGGCCCTTCGTGAAAAAGATATACTGGAGCTGCTCACCCCTGAGCATATGCCACTCCTGGACAAACTGAATGTACTCGATCTTGGTTACTTTGGCATCTATGGAAGCCAGCACCTCAAATTACCCATATGCGTGGCCGTTACCCAAAAGGTAAAAATCGTCAGGGCCTACGAAAAAACACTGCCGGAATTCCGTCAATTAACAGCTGGTAAAAATTATACAGCAGAGCAGCTGCAACTATTGTTCGGACTGCATTTACAGAATATCCAGGCAATCAACAGGTTGTTGGACAACCGGCTGGCCAGTGCTATCGCGCAACAACAGCAACCAGTTCTCCGCCTGCTGGATAAGCCTAAAGGAGAAAGCCAGAAGTCCATACAGGAAAAGCTGTCGAAGTATGGCATCACTGTCAACAACAAATCAGCGGACACCAACACGATTGTTGTTGTAGGTACCAAAACCGTCGCGGAAGAAGTGTTACCCTTACTCGATGCCGGTTGCCAGGTGATCACCGTAGACCAGCTGAACGAAATACTGATCCAACAAGACGACCACTGGTTGTTACAGGACGACAATGAGGAGGCCAATACACAATTACTCCGGTTGTTTACTTCCAATGACGCAGACAACTACAACCTGGCATTTCAAATTATTGAAACCGGTGGCGCCAACAAAACCATACAAACCTTGCTGGCAGTAGTAATGCTGGCGCATCCTGATAAAACAATCGCGAAAAAAGCGGAAAAGCTTTACGATAAATTCGGTTCCCAGGGCTTCAGGCAACATATAAAAAATCTCCGGCCGTCTTTACGTGTAGGCGGCAATACAGAGTGGAAACTCCGCAATACACTGACCAATAAAGAAGTGGACGAAGTGATGTTCCGGCTTATGTACCAGGTGATTGGTGGTGCCAACAACAATATGGCCAAAATGATAAGCCATTCCTTCAGCATGAAAGGCATCGCCAATATTACCTTACCGCCGGAAATTGTTTATTTCACACAGATCACCGACTGGGATTTCGAAAACTGTGAAGGCTTTAACCTGGAAGCCGCTATTCCGATCTTTAAAGAGATGCCCAACCTCAAACATCTGCGGCTAAACGGATGTCATATCGAAATACCGGCATCCATCAGCGGACTTACGCAGCTGCAAACCCTGGAGATAGCCCACAACACATTGGCTGCAGATAGTTCCCTGCAATCCATGCATGCGCTACAATATCTGGATGCCACCGGACTCAAAATAAAAAACTGGAGCTGGCTGGGCTCCCTGAAAGGGCTGACCACACTGATGCTGAATAACAATCAGCTGAAAGAAGTGCCCCTGGCTGTTTTCGACATGCCTCAGCTGACAAGGCTGGAATTAAAACAAAACAAACTGAGTGCAGTTCCTGAAGAACTCGCCCGGCTGAATCATCTCAGCTACCTCGACTTCAGTAATAACCAGATCAGTGAATTCCCCTATTTCCTTGGCCGATACCAACTGAAGGCCCTTCTGTTGCGTTCCAACCAGATACAGGAGGTAGATACGCATAAACTGGCTGCTTTCACCAGCAACCGGCGGGTAGACTGGCAGGAATTTAATCTGTCACGCAATAAGTTAAAGGAATTGTCTTTTACCAGCTTCAAAATGGTAGTGCGTGATTTTGACATCTCCTACAACCAGCTGACGGTATTGCACCCTTCTCTCTTTGCATCAAAACCAGATAGCTTTTATGCCCAGCACAATCAGATCACCGAAATCCCTGAACTGGAGCCAGGTACCCGGTTATCTCATTTCTGGCTGCAAAACAACCTTCTGACAGAACTACCTGCTCACTTTGCCCATGTAATAGTAGGCAACTGCGATGTAAGCAGCAATCAAATCAGCACCATCCACCCCGACTTTCATAAGTTTGGCGCAACCAGACATCAAAGGCTGTATTGGAAGCTGCATAATAATCCTATCCCCAGCGGGCGCATCGGAGACAAATATTTCTAA
- a CDS encoding AAA family ATPase, whose translation MSTKTPQFNYITYGSKVNASQVEKLLEHVTHQHFDNPEHAGKRRPTPVCIWGMHGIGKTEMVRDFALNKGYQFVYIAPAQFEEMGDLLGMPKISHQGDNSATQFIAPDWVPKQPGPGIFLIDDVNRADDRILRGIMQLLQNYELVSWRFPPGWMIILTANPDGGDYSVSTMDDAMLTRMMHMTMEFDVKTWARWAETAGIDPRGIDFILTYPEVITGARTTPRSLVQFFQSLETIPDLQAELDLVKMLGDGCLDEATTTAFITFVNMDMNKIISPQEVLGAPKFQIMEAQIKALVDGQTKRMDILSVMMTRLTNHLLNIKEDLTEKEFGNLKAFILLAFIPNDLRLAMAQELVNAPNKSLKKLYSIPEVAKLLLAKM comes from the coding sequence ATGTCAACGAAAACACCGCAATTCAACTACATCACCTACGGATCAAAAGTAAATGCCAGCCAGGTTGAAAAACTGCTGGAACATGTGACCCATCAGCATTTCGACAACCCCGAACATGCCGGCAAACGCAGACCCACCCCCGTTTGTATCTGGGGCATGCACGGTATCGGTAAAACGGAAATGGTGCGCGATTTTGCACTAAACAAAGGTTACCAGTTTGTTTATATAGCCCCTGCACAATTTGAAGAGATGGGCGATTTGCTGGGGATGCCCAAAATATCACACCAGGGAGACAATTCAGCCACTCAGTTTATTGCACCCGACTGGGTACCCAAACAACCAGGCCCCGGCATCTTCCTGATAGATGACGTAAACCGTGCCGATGACCGTATCCTGAGAGGTATCATGCAGCTACTGCAAAACTATGAACTGGTCAGCTGGCGCTTCCCTCCGGGATGGATGATCATACTTACCGCCAACCCCGATGGTGGCGACTATTCCGTATCAACGATGGATGATGCCATGCTCACCCGCATGATGCACATGACCATGGAGTTTGATGTCAAAACATGGGCTCGTTGGGCCGAAACAGCCGGTATCGATCCCCGTGGTATCGACTTCATCCTCACCTATCCGGAAGTCATCACCGGAGCCAGAACCACACCACGTTCCCTGGTACAGTTTTTCCAGTCACTCGAAACCATTCCAGACCTGCAGGCAGAACTGGACCTGGTGAAGATGCTCGGTGATGGCTGCCTCGACGAAGCCACCACTACTGCGTTTATCACCTTCGTGAACATGGACATGAACAAAATCATCTCCCCGCAGGAAGTACTCGGTGCGCCTAAATTCCAGATCATGGAAGCACAGATAAAAGCGCTGGTAGATGGTCAGACAAAGCGGATGGACATCCTTTCTGTAATGATGACCAGGCTTACCAACCATCTGCTCAACATCAAAGAAGATTTGACAGAAAAAGAGTTCGGTAATCTGAAAGCATTTATCCTGCTGGCATTTATACCTAATGATCTGCGGCTGGCAATGGCACAGGAACTGGTGAATGCTCCCAATAAGAGCCTGAAAAAATTATACAGTATTCCAGAAGTGGCCAAACTCCTACTCGCAAAAATGTAA
- a CDS encoding vWA domain-containing protein yields the protein MQVQPGNPIDHRRILEEVTRTSIALLMQEPFYSHFFAAINKEVTSPDAEVQTMAVGLRERGHTLYINPVFWDQFFTDKRHRYGVVKHEVLHIVFKHTLVNEPQADRLLVNIAMDIVVNQYIDPALLPTESVFMEKFPELNMIAGQTWQYYYEKLLHLRDNPDQYKDCECARTLCSITENSHGMERHKKWKEIYDRNKLLKDLTDVEIDNLIRIARAKTSAKGYGSLPSAFRSYLESILIKNKPLVDWRRVIRLFSESSSKTKVRNTLKRPSRRYGTNPGIKIRKQKKLLVAVDTSGSIDMKELGLFFNEIHHIWRQGAEIMVLECDAAVQQVYTYKGIPPDFVKGRGGTDFNPPIQYGNEIFRPDGLIYFTDGVAPLPEVIPRFPLLWVISSDGITPDSDTFRQLPGRKARLIAS from the coding sequence ATGCAAGTTCAACCCGGTAACCCGATAGACCACCGAAGAATACTGGAAGAAGTCACCCGTACCAGCATAGCACTACTGATGCAGGAACCTTTTTACTCCCACTTTTTTGCTGCTATCAACAAAGAAGTCACCAGCCCCGATGCAGAAGTACAAACAATGGCTGTAGGGCTTCGTGAAAGAGGACATACCCTGTACATCAATCCTGTATTCTGGGACCAGTTTTTTACAGATAAGCGTCACCGTTATGGCGTAGTAAAACATGAAGTATTACATATCGTATTTAAACATACACTGGTCAATGAACCGCAGGCCGACCGCCTGCTGGTCAACATCGCCATGGATATTGTCGTGAACCAGTACATAGACCCTGCATTGCTGCCCACAGAATCTGTCTTCATGGAAAAATTCCCTGAACTAAACATGATTGCTGGTCAGACATGGCAATACTACTACGAGAAACTGCTACATCTGCGCGACAACCCGGATCAATACAAGGACTGTGAATGTGCCCGCACCCTCTGCTCCATTACAGAAAACTCGCATGGCATGGAGCGACATAAAAAATGGAAAGAGATTTACGACCGTAACAAACTGCTGAAAGATCTCACAGATGTGGAAATAGATAATCTTATCCGTATTGCCCGCGCAAAAACCAGCGCAAAAGGCTACGGCAGCCTGCCTTCCGCTTTCAGAAGTTATCTGGAGTCTATTCTGATAAAAAATAAACCGCTGGTAGATTGGCGCAGGGTGATACGGCTCTTTTCAGAGAGCAGCAGCAAAACAAAAGTACGCAACACGCTCAAACGCCCGTCCAGACGCTATGGCACCAACCCGGGCATCAAAATCAGAAAACAGAAAAAACTCCTGGTGGCAGTTGATACTTCCGGAAGTATCGACATGAAAGAGCTGGGTCTTTTTTTTAACGAGATACATCATATCTGGCGCCAGGGTGCAGAGATCATGGTGCTGGAATGCGATGCAGCAGTACAGCAGGTGTATACCTATAAAGGCATACCACCCGATTTTGTGAAAGGACGTGGTGGCACCGACTTCAATCCGCCTATTCAATACGGTAATGAAATATTCCGGCCTGATGGGCTGATTTACTTTACCGATGGTGTTGCACCACTACCGGAGGTAATCCCCCGCTTTCCGCTGCTATGGGTAATCTCCAGCGATGGCATCACTCCTGATTCAGACACATTCCGCCAACTGCCTGGCAGAAAAGCCAGACTGATAGCTTCCTAA